Proteins found in one Deinococcus sp. YIM 134068 genomic segment:
- a CDS encoding phosphodiester glycosidase family protein encodes MRSLRPRALLAAALLSALTACSGAGGLAVERVEAGGRLYTVAVVDLRRDTLRLHWKDPATGEPYRTLRAVRERMGRTGQNVGFATNSGIYAPGPRPLGLHVENGRTLVNVNNARSGGNFALLPNGVFWVKGERAGVTETQAYRRLNVAPTYATQSGPLLVQGGRLHPAFNRGGTSFKVRSGVGVCRDGQVRFVVSAGPVNFYTFAVFFRDTLGCPDALYLDGSISAYATPGTDTQFADFAGIWTVSR; translated from the coding sequence ATGAGGTCCCTTCGCCCACGCGCCCTGCTGGCCGCCGCCCTTCTCTCCGCCCTCACCGCGTGCTCGGGAGCCGGGGGACTGGCGGTGGAGCGCGTGGAGGCTGGAGGGCGGCTATACACGGTGGCAGTGGTGGACCTGCGGCGGGACACGTTGCGGCTGCACTGGAAGGACCCGGCGACGGGGGAGCCTTACCGCACCCTCCGGGCCGTGCGGGAGCGAATGGGCCGGACTGGACAGAACGTCGGGTTCGCCACGAACAGCGGTATCTACGCGCCGGGACCGAGACCGCTCGGACTGCATGTAGAGAATGGGCGGACGCTGGTGAACGTGAACAACGCGCGTTCGGGGGGCAATTTCGCGCTGCTGCCCAACGGCGTCTTCTGGGTGAAGGGCGAGCGGGCGGGCGTGACGGAGACGCAGGCCTACCGCCGCCTGAACGTGGCCCCGACCTACGCCACGCAGTCCGGGCCGCTGCTCGTGCAGGGGGGTCGCCTGCACCCGGCCTTCAACCGAGGCGGGACGAGCTTCAAGGTGCGGAGCGGCGTGGGCGTGTGCCGGGACGGGCAGGTGCGCTTCGTGGTGAGCGCCGGGCCGGTCAACTTCTACACCTTCGCGGTGTTCTTCCGGGACACGCTGGGTTGCCCGGACGCCCTCTACCTCGACGGCAGCATCAGCGCCTACGCGACGCCGGGAACCGACACGCAGTTCGCGGATTTCGCGGGCATCTGGACGGTGAGCCGCTAA
- a CDS encoding DUF937 domain-containing protein has protein sequence MNVTELLQTYFGPADAERLGRAAGLSGAEAERALREGLPRQLAALADHARTPGGREQLTEAMESLPAFGGVGAALGEPGGADTLQQAGGLLGPALLGERAGTIAREVAGTSSPAAIQNLLDMALPLLLSFLRQRGVGAGDLGNLTAGAGKAPIETIVVTSQPTIVPPTITPPEVTPPTVTPGPTPATGATTGAAAGLTAPALVEVLRSQLGGTTATRLGTLAGFSGASATRATQAALPVILGGLVQRGRTEAGAGTFLDRTRDFERLAEPNGELNPHLLDDPARVAQIEGQGRGLLGTLFGDADRVRGRLGSAIGGSGENTGRLLALLTPLVLGLVVGRARSAGLNASGFSSLLGNLEGQLPGLLPAGMSSLAPLLRADAPTVTIPTTATPAGERLVARTAPGTTPVQAAPTPPPPTSDGRRRVGWWWVPLLLLLLGGCYLLTQRPSTPTVAGTGTGAGGEAGGLTVTTPAAGASVPAAAFTMTGQGTPGDTLSIRSDGQEVATTQVGDDGTWQATVPAPAPGEQTYEVRGGNGATSGEVNVNVGAEGSGTNAGGAGGEGAAVGDTTGGTASGGTDAGTASGASASDDYTISDPTSGATLPAGGFTLRGTGVPGQIVQVLEDDTSLGSVPVGTDGTWSLAVPSPGEGPHAYTLYGAGTPELARVEVTVQAFNAADSTVACTRDYTLSIGDGQTVTQPFRFGGEGQGQGYQVTIRRGSRVVGTRTIRLDPSCGWSYQSRPGVGRVTYEVRPLNDPQAEPLSVVNLTVRP, from the coding sequence ATGAACGTCACCGAGCTGCTGCAAACGTACTTTGGTCCCGCCGACGCCGAGCGGCTGGGGCGTGCGGCGGGCCTGAGCGGGGCCGAGGCCGAACGCGCCCTGCGCGAGGGCTTGCCCCGCCAACTCGCCGCCCTCGCCGACCATGCCCGCACGCCGGGGGGACGGGAGCAACTCACCGAGGCGATGGAAAGCCTGCCCGCCTTCGGGGGCGTGGGGGCGGCGCTGGGTGAACCCGGAGGGGCGGACACCCTGCAACAGGCCGGAGGGCTTCTCGGCCCCGCCCTGCTGGGGGAGCGCGCGGGAACCATCGCGCGGGAGGTGGCGGGCACTTCCTCTCCCGCCGCCATACAGAACCTCCTCGACATGGCTCTCCCCCTGCTCCTGAGCTTCCTGCGTCAGCGCGGCGTGGGGGCCGGGGACCTCGGGAATCTGACAGCGGGAGCGGGGAAAGCTCCCATCGAGACCATCGTCGTGACCTCCCAACCGACCATCGTTCCGCCGACGATCACGCCACCGGAGGTCACTCCGCCCACCGTGACTCCTGGCCCCACGCCTGCCACCGGAGCCACCACCGGAGCCGCCGCCGGACTCACCGCCCCGGCGCTGGTCGAGGTTCTGCGCTCGCAGTTGGGCGGCACCACCGCCACCCGCCTCGGCACGCTGGCGGGGTTCAGCGGTGCCTCGGCCACCCGCGCCACGCAGGCCGCGCTGCCCGTCATTCTCGGCGGCCTCGTCCAGAGGGGCCGCACTGAGGCGGGAGCGGGCACCTTCCTCGACCGTACGCGCGACTTCGAGCGGCTGGCCGAGCCGAACGGCGAACTCAACCCCCACCTGCTCGACGATCCCGCCCGCGTCGCGCAGATCGAGGGGCAGGGCCGGGGGTTGCTGGGCACCCTCTTCGGCGACGCGGACCGGGTGCGGGGCCGCCTGGGATCGGCCATCGGCGGTTCGGGGGAGAACACCGGGCGGCTGCTCGCCCTCCTCACGCCGCTCGTGCTGGGGCTGGTCGTGGGCCGCGCCCGCTCGGCGGGCCTGAACGCGTCCGGCTTCAGTTCGCTGCTGGGAAACCTGGAGGGGCAACTTCCGGGCCTGCTCCCGGCGGGGATGTCCAGCCTCGCGCCGCTGCTCAGGGCCGACGCGCCCACCGTCACCATCCCGACGACGGCCACCCCCGCCGGGGAACGGCTCGTCGCCCGCACCGCGCCGGGCACGACACCTGTCCAGGCCGCCCCGACTCCTCCGCCGCCCACCTCGGACGGGCGGCGGCGCGTGGGCTGGTGGTGGGTGCCGTTGCTGCTCCTGCTGCTGGGGGGCTGCTACCTGCTGACCCAGCGTCCGTCCACGCCCACCGTCGCCGGGACTGGGACCGGGGCCGGAGGGGAGGCCGGCGGCCTCACCGTCACCACGCCCGCCGCCGGGGCGAGCGTCCCCGCCGCCGCGTTCACCATGACCGGGCAGGGGACGCCGGGCGACACCCTCTCCATTCGAAGTGATGGTCAGGAGGTCGCCACGACGCAGGTCGGGGACGACGGCACCTGGCAGGCCACCGTCCCCGCCCCCGCGCCGGGCGAGCAGACCTACGAGGTGCGCGGCGGAAATGGGGCGACCAGCGGCGAGGTCAACGTCAACGTGGGTGCGGAGGGAAGTGGCACGAACGCCGGCGGCGCGGGCGGGGAGGGTGCGGCGGTGGGGGACACGACGGGCGGCACCGCTTCGGGAGGCACCGACGCGGGCACAGCGTCCGGTGCCTCCGCCAGCGACGACTACACCATCAGCGACCCCACCTCGGGGGCGACCCTGCCCGCCGGGGGCTTCACCCTGCGCGGCACGGGCGTTCCCGGCCAGATCGTGCAGGTGCTGGAGGACGACACCAGCCTCGGCAGTGTACCCGTGGGCACCGACGGCACCTGGAGCCTGGCGGTGCCCAGCCCCGGCGAGGGTCCCCACGCCTACACGCTCTACGGGGCGGGTACTCCCGAACTCGCCCGCGTGGAGGTCACGGTGCAGGCCTTCAACGCGGCGGACAGCACCGTTGCCTGCACCCGCGACTACACCCTCAGCATCGGCGACGGCCAGACGGTCACTCAGCCCTTCCGCTTCGGTGGCGAGGGTCAGGGCCAGGGCTACCAGGTCACGATCCGGCGCGGCTCCCGCGTCGTCGGCACCAGGACCATTCGCCTTGACCCCTCCTGCGGCTGGAGCTACCAGAGCCGCCCCGGCGTGGGGCGCGTCACCTACGAGGTCCGCCCGCTGAACGACCCGCAGGCCGAGCCGCTGAGCGTGGTGAATTTGACAGTTCGTCCATAG
- a CDS encoding NAD-dependent epimerase/dehydratase family protein, which translates to MRDFLPDDSTVLRLIDVRDLGDARPGEELVTADLTSSTEMRAVMEGVDAVIHPGGIAGEDTYGHIRDVNVDGTYDVLKAARQAGTRRVAFASSIHAVGLYPRTDLIGPEVPVRPDTSHGVSKVYGEALGRMYAEKYGVTFVSVRICSFRPRPRDTRHLSTWLSPRDAAQLFARAVTAPPEVLPHGFRSVAGISGNARRWMTPESWDALGYVPQDDAESHAAEVESLRGDPDDLTEQRQGGVFVSPNYRGRTG; encoded by the coding sequence CTGCGCGATTTTCTCCCCGACGATTCCACCGTCCTGCGCCTGATCGACGTGCGGGACCTCGGGGACGCGCGACCCGGCGAGGAACTCGTAACCGCCGACCTGACAAGCTCCACTGAGATGCGGGCCGTAATGGAGGGCGTGGACGCCGTGATCCACCCCGGAGGAATCGCCGGCGAGGACACCTACGGGCACATCCGGGACGTGAACGTGGACGGGACCTATGACGTGCTGAAGGCCGCGCGGCAGGCGGGGACGCGGCGGGTCGCCTTCGCCTCCAGCATCCACGCGGTCGGGCTGTACCCGCGCACCGATCTCATCGGGCCGGAGGTGCCCGTGCGCCCCGACACCTCCCACGGGGTGAGCAAGGTGTACGGCGAGGCGCTGGGGCGGATGTACGCGGAGAAGTACGGCGTGACCTTCGTGAGCGTCCGCATCTGCTCCTTCCGGCCCAGGCCGCGCGACACCCGGCACCTCAGCACGTGGCTCTCCCCGAGGGACGCCGCCCAACTCTTCGCCCGCGCCGTGACCGCGCCCCCCGAGGTTTTGCCGCACGGCTTCCGCAGCGTCGCGGGCATCAGCGGAAATGCCCGGCGCTGGATGACCCCGGAGAGCTGGGACGCGCTGGGCTACGTGCCCCAGGACGATGCCGAGAGCCACGCCGCCGAGGTCGAGAGCCTGCGCGGGGACCCCGACGACCTCACCGAGCAGCGGCAGGGCGGGGTCTTCGTCTCGCCGAACTATCGGGGACGGACGGGGTAG